gatCCCTtgctgcaggatgctgcagcaggCTGGAGTGGGGCTGGGTGAACTcggagaagaaaatgtgttttgctaAAAATTACAGTGTATTTTGCTCCAGGAAAATCCAGAGCTCctggagcaggaggctgggaAGTCTCTCTGCACACTTACCCTGCTGCTGTGCTCTTCCCTAGGCTTGGGCTTTGGCTACCTCGGAGACATGGAGCCGGATGGAGCATTCACGTCCACCCCTGAGCATTGCTTTTGTATTTATGCCCCAGAAAGCAGCTCCCACCCTCTGCTTCTCTGACCCAGGGGAGGTTGGTCAAGGCTCTGAGTGCATGGGGTTGCACAGAAGTTGGAGAAATGGGGGACCCACCTAAGGCAGGGGAAGAGATGGGGTAATGAGGAGGGCCACGTCCCCGGTCCCCACCTGCATCATCAACGTGGCTGCTGGTGGCAGGGACACTGCTGCAGTTCCGGTTCAGCATGGAGGTGCTGGGCTCCTTTCTGCCATCCCACTGGTTTGAACTGCGATCGTTGGGGACTGGTGTGTTGTTACACTCCAGCTTCAATACTTTGGGTGAGATCTGGCTGCCCCTTTCCACGCAGTTCGACCTCCGCTTGGCCCATGTGGTGACGGGGACAGCCTGGAGAGAGGAGAGCACAGGGGATGTAAGGTGCCGGGGTGGCATCTCCTGGTCGCCAAAGGCCTGGCCAGGGTGGTGCTTACCGGGCTCATGTGCATCTCCTCAAGGCTGATGGTGAAGGTGGGTAAGACATCCGGGCTCTCAGGCTGGACCGGATCCTCTTGCTGCAGAGAAAACGCAAAGCAGCATTGGGGTGAACCTTGAGACTACAGGCCCCTCTGCAGGGCTAAGGTGTCCCCGAGCATCAAGCAGAGCCAGCCGGGGCACAGAAACATCCTCAGcatgggggaaactgaggcacagcctGGCTCTCTCTGGCTTGGCTCAAGGCTTGTGCCTGAGCTGTGCATGTTTGGCAGTGCTACAGCTGGTGGAGGCTGTGGTTTTCCCCAACAAAAATAAGGGATGAAGCAGCAGGCTTGGAGAAGCAGGATGGGGTAGGAGCACGCCTGGGTAGCATGAAATGATGGCTACAAAGGAGGTACTTCTCTGCCTAGGCAGAAACATCTCTGGGAGTTTGTTGTTGATGAAAAAATGGGAGTGATGGGCTAGGGAGGGGAAGGCAAACCCTTGGGGAAGGCTTGCAAAGGTCAGAGGAAGGGGGATCCACATTTCAACCCTCCCTGCACAGCAGCGCACCGGGACGACACACAGACATCTCACCAGGTTGTTCTCCAGGGCCACCTCCACCATGGGGACAGCTTGGGAATTAGTACCTGTAATGGAGAGAGCAGGGCTGCAATCCCAAATCGGAGTGTCTGGAGCTCCCACCTCGCCCTGATAGCAGACAAGCTGGGAAAAATCTACCTGACAGCTGCAGCAAGGAGGGGGCAGCTCTgatcttgttttcctttcccagcccTTTGGTTTGGGATGGCCCAAGGGATTTAGGAGCCTCTGGAGACCCAGAAATCAGCATCAGCAGAGCCTGTCAGATTGGTGGGAGACCAGAGAGAGGCTCTGGCCATATAAGCAAAGAAGCAGTTGTTGGCCTCGGGAAACAAGCACCCTACAAGAGTGAATCTGGGCTCATTTTACTGCAGGGAAGTGGCTCTGAACCCTGCAGGACCCCGAACTGGGTGATGGCTTTCTGAGCTGGCCCAAGTCCCTGCTGCCCGTGGGGTGGCTGGATCCATCCCCATGGCAAGTGCTTCCTCACCTGGGTGCCCCGTGACGCGCTCCACCAGCGCCTGCAGCCTGGCTCGGCACTCAGCAAAGTCCCCGGGCTGCGCTCGGTCCCGAGCCACCGgcggctgcagctgctgcagctcctccagcgaGTCCTTGATGAAGGGCTGCATGTCCATCACCTCCTGCTCCGTGGCGTAGAGGTTCACCTTCTCCACCAGCCGCTCGCTCGCCTCCATCCGCCGCAGCACCCCCTCCACGCGCTGCAGCTCCCGCGCCAGCTCCTGCCGGCCCTGCTCCTGACGCGcctccaccagccccagcagctcctcttcctcctgccggATCAGACGCACCAGCTGCTCCACGTGCTGCCGGATCAGCTCCCGCATCTCCCGCTGCGCCTGCTCCAGCCGGGCGGCCTCAGTCTGCAGCACCTCGAAGGTGGCCTCGAAGCTGCTTCTCTTCTCCTTCAGCCCCTGGCTCATGGTGACCAGCTCCTCCCGCCTGCGCTGGGTCTCGCTGTGGATGTCGCAGAAGGGGGCGTGATGGCTGTCCAGCAGCGCACACGAGCAGCAAAGTGCCTTCTCACACTTGTTGCAGTAGatgctggaaggaaatgggaagaTCCTTCAAAGCTGGTAAGTGAGCATGAGGAGAAAAGCGTTTTCACTGTGCTGGGCATGATTCTCCCTCCCCAGGGACAGCTGAGGAGTTTAACAAGAGCGGAAACTGAGCACAGGGCCGGGAAGAGCTTTGCCTCCCATCACCAGCTGCAGATGTGGGCATGAAGCTGGGTGTTCAACTCACCTttgttcccctccctcctcctgggGACCTGCCAGCCCCACACcacaccctgctcctgcccaggaTCGCACTGGGTTTGCAGCAGTCCTTCTCCAAAGGCAGGTGATGAAATCCCCTTGGCTCTGCCctcctggcagagcagccccacagcccttgGTGCAGGATGGGATCCGGGGACAAGGCATCGCTCTCACCTGGAGATGTGGCCCTGGTCGGCGTGGCTGGGACGGGAGCAAAAGAGATTGCAGGACTTTCTGCTGTCTTCCAGGAACTGATGGGCTGACTCCGCACGAAGATCCTCCACCCTCTTGGCCTCATGGCTCTTCTTCTTGAAGAACCACTGGTGGTCCTCAAAGCACTTGGTGCAGAGGAACTCCTCGCACTCGGTGCACCACATTGCTGCAGCTGCCCCCCGGCACCGGCAGCAGTTCAGGCCTTGGCCATCTTTGATCTTCTTGTAGATGCTGAGCCTGGCCTGCAAGTTGGTGAAGAGCAGGTTTTCCATGTCAGGGATGCCACTGGCCTGCGGGATGGCTGTCTGGCACACAGGGCACTGCCCAATAGGCTTGTTCTCGCTCAGGCAACCGAAGCACAAGGTGTGAAGGCAGGTGAGGAGCTTGAGGTTGG
This sequence is a window from Athene noctua chromosome 13, bAthNoc1.hap1.1, whole genome shotgun sequence. Protein-coding genes within it:
- the LOC141965561 gene encoding protein PML-like isoform X3 — translated: MPDSPAAPRPPDAGPPADGDGAAAPMETGPQPSTSFRSPPAHRPAVEDDLQFVLCERCQQESPNLKLLTCLHTLCFGCLSENKPIGQCPVCQTAIPQASGIPDMENLLFTNLQARLSIYKKIKDGQGLNCCRCRGAAAAMWCTECEEFLCTKCFEDHQWFFKKKSHEAKRVEDLRAESAHQFLEDSRKSCNLFCSRPSHADQGHISSIYCNKCEKALCCSCALLDSHHAPFCDIHSETQRRREELVTMSQGLKEKRSSFEATFEEEEELLGLVEARQEQGRQELARELQRVEGVLRRMEASERLVEKVNLYATEQEVMDMQPFIKDSLEELQQLQPPVARDRAQPGDFAECRARLQALVERVTGHPGTNSQAVPMVEVALENNLQEDPVQPESPDVLPTFTISLEEMHMSPAVPVTTWAKRRSNCVERGSQISPKVLKLECNNTPVPNDRSSNQWDGRKEPSTSMLNRNCSSVPATSSHVDDAGGDRGRGPPHYPISSPALEDNSIIISSSEDSLEDTAAPSKPKDVKKPSSPTWSGSGTSPHHSTGPTSPWDDGSELSTLVFLSLKVDQKTQRITEMAAANGEHTFKTLIQTPESVLALLSQGVSMEVGMQHLLWYLSPLPRPNLIVYNFWAPELPTLFKALDATGRKVDFCRIVGGYVDMLSLIKEKMPKAPSYKLKNLLRKHLQQQLNEGSALATAKALQDLWGALGLPTCADVGMMFTHCNLQSYTILRPLVQEKLLSKRAAKILAQRNLILWELEEV
- the LOC141965561 gene encoding protein PML-like isoform X1 — encoded protein: MPDSPAAPRPPDAGPPADGDGAAAPMETGPQPSTSFRSPPAHRPAVEDDLQFVLCERCQQESPNLKLLTCLHTLCFGCLSENKPIGQCPVCQTAIPQASGIPDMENLLFTNLQARLSIYKKIKDGQGLNCCRCRGAAAAMWCTECEEFLCTKCFEDHQWFFKKKSHEAKRVEDLRAESAHQFLEDSRKSCNLFCSRPSHADQGHISSIYCNKCEKALCCSCALLDSHHAPFCDIHSETQRRREELVTMSQGLKEKRSSFEATFEVLQTEAARLEQAQREMRELIRQHVEQLVRLIRQEEEELLGLVEARQEQGRQELARELQRVEGVLRRMEASERLVEKVNLYATEQEVMDMQPFIKDSLEELQQLQPPVARDRAQPGDFAECRARLQALVERVTGHPGTNSQAVPMVEVALENNLQEDPVQPESPDVLPTFTISLEEMHMSPAVPVTTWAKRRSNCVERGSQISPKVLKLECNNTPVPNDRSSNQWDGRKEPSTSMLNRNCSSVPATSSHVDDAGGDRGRGPPHYPISSPALEDNSIIISSSEDSLEDTAAPSKPKDVKKPSSPTWSGSGTSPHHSTGPTSPWDDGSELSTLVFLSLKVDQKTQRITEMAAANGEHTFKTLIQTPESVLALLSQGVSMEVGMQHLLWYLSPLPRPNLIVYNFWAPELPTLFKALDATGRKVDFCRIVGGYVDMLSLIKEKMPKAPSYKLKNLLRKHLQQQLNEGSALATAKALQDLWGALGLPTCADVGMMFTHCNLQSYTILRPLVQEKLLSKRAAKILAQRNLILWELEEV
- the LOC141965561 gene encoding protein PML-like isoform X2, which encodes MPDSPAAPRPPDAGPPADGDGAAAPMETGPQPSTSFRSPPAHRPAVEDDLQFVLCERCQQESPNLKLLTCLHTLCFGCLSENKPIGQCPVCQTAIPQASGIPDMENLLFTNLQARLSIYKKIKDGQGLNCCRCRGAAAAMWCTECEEFLCTKCFEDHQWFFKKKSHEAKRVEDLRAESAHQFLEDSRKSCNLFCSRPSHADQGHISSIYCNKCEKALCCSCALLDSHHAPFCDIHSETQRRREELVTMSQGLKEKRSSFEATFEVLQTEAARLEQAQREMRELIRQHVEQLVRLIRQEEEELLGLVEARQEQGRQELARELQRVEGVLRRMEASERLVEKVNLYATEQEVMDMQPFIKDSLEELQQLQPPVARDRAQPGDFAECRARLQALVERVTGHPGTNSQAVPMVEVALENNLQEDPVQPESPDVLPTFTISLEEMHMSPAVPVTTWAKRRSNCVERGSQISPKVLKLECNNTPVPNDRSSNQWDGRKEPSTSMLNRNCSSVPATSSHVDDAEDNSIIISSSEDSLEDTAAPSKPKDVKKPSSPTWSGSGTSPHHSTGPTSPWDDGSELSTLVFLSLKVDQKTQRITEMAAANGEHTFKTLIQTPESVLALLSQGVSMEVGMQHLLWYLSPLPRPNLIVYNFWAPELPTLFKALDATGRKVDFCRIVGGYVDMLSLIKEKMPKAPSYKLKNLLRKHLQQQLNEGSALATAKALQDLWGALGLPTCADVGMMFTHCNLQSYTILRPLVQEKLLSKRAAKILAQRNLILWELEEV